In Dama dama isolate Ldn47 chromosome X, ASM3311817v1, whole genome shotgun sequence, one genomic interval encodes:
- the TEX13B gene encoding testis-expressed protein 13B — protein MALKSEDLSSGFRHDKVMAFINERMSRHAKGPEFYLENLSLSWEKVEDKLRAILEDRLVPSQAKEACAWSSLALGVRFAHKQSQLYRHRVRWLHDFAGLHKSAAQALASDLKLLAAQHEVERKEAAFRLQLIQDSLVEVQKERDLLKWKLFKAELRSSQAPVAEGPSLVTASGAGTEGTSEEEEEEEAGATATIAVASEATGEGRQEDAEGAEAAEGAEDLSIDLMQLLGVVDQKNYTSGGQSEVDFRSVETAMYSFSGMLKPEATVSPEPLPVQLPASFTYSYSCPLAPFPEAPTPSPPTSPPQAPFTAGASSQTSPHWGSSDFSLWSDGGIQGIDPQEGDRSDSDPLQQIRLPVFSRPGNWDCPWCKSVNFSLSGSCFHCGKCI, from the exons ATGGCCTTGAAATCTGAAGACCTCAGTAGTGGGTTCCGGCATGACAAAGTGATGGCTTTCATCAACGAGAGGATGTCCAGGCACGCGAAAGGCCCTGAGTTCTACCTTGAGAATCTGTCTCTGTCGTGGGAGAAGGTGGAGGACAAGCTCAGGGCCATCTTGGAGGACCGGCTGGTGCCCAGCCAGGCCAAGGAGGCCTGTGCCTGGAGCAGCCTGGCCCTGGGCGTGCGCTTCGCCCACAAGCAGAGCCAGTTATACAGACACAGGGTGCGGTGGCTGCACGACTTCGCCGGGCTGCACAAGTCAGCGGCGCAGGCGTTGGCCTCAGACCTGAAGTTGCTCGCGGCACAGCACGAGGTGGAACGCAAAGAGGCGGCCTTCCGGCTGCAGCTGATCCAGGACAGCCTGGTGGAAGTGCAGAAAGAGCGGGACCTCCTGAAGTGGAAGCTCTTCAAGGCC GAGCTGCGGTCTTCCCAGGCGCCAGTCGCAGAGGGGCCAAGCCTGGTCACTGCCAGTGGGGCTGGAACAGAAGGAACaagtgaagaggaagaggaggaggaggcaggggccaCTGCTACTATTGCTGTGGCTTCTGAAGCCACAGGAGAAGGAAGACAGGAGGATGCAGAGGGGGCGGAAGCTGCTGAGGGGGCAGAAGATCTGAGTATAGACCTTATGCAGCTTCTTGGAGTTGTAGACCAGAAAAATTACACCTCTGGCGGGCAGAGTGAGGTAGATTTCAGGTCAGTGGAAACAGCCATGTATTCTTTCTCTGGGATGCTCAAGCCCGAGGCAACAGTCTCACCTGAACCCCTTCCTGTCCAGCTCCCTGCCTCATTCACATATTCATACTCATGCCCCTTAGCCCCCTTCCCGGAGGCACCAACACCATCCCCACCCACATCTCCACCACAAGCACCGTTCACAGCAGGAGCTTCATCTCAGACATCTCCCCACTGGGGATCCTCTGATTTTAGCTTGTGGTCTGATGGAGGGATCCAGGGAATAGACCCTCAAGAAGGAGACAGGAGCGATTCTGATCCCCTTCAGCAGATAAGACTTCCAGTATTTAGCAGGCCTGGGAATTGGGACTGCCCTTGGTGTAAATCTGTGAATTTTTCACTGAGTGGTAGTTGTTTCCACTGTGGAAAGTGTATCTGA